CCCGGCATCTCAGCCAAGATCGTCGACGACCACGGCGAGCCGCTACCGCCCGACGAGGAGGGCGAGACACACGTCACCGGTTACCTCGTCCTGGATCAGCCGTGGCCGTCGATGCTGCGTGGCATCTGGGGCGACCCGGAGCGGTACCGCAGGACGTATTGGTCCAAGTATCCCGAGCACGGCTACTACTTCGCCGGCGACGGCGCGCGCTTCGACCCCGACGGCGACATCTGGGTGCTGGGCCGCATCGACGACGTGATGAACATTTCCGGGCATCGCATCTCCACCGCCGAGGTGGAGTCCGCGCTGGTCGGCCATCCGGGGGTGGCCGAGGCCGCGGTGGTCGGGGTCACCGACGACACGACCGGTCAGGCCATCTGCGCGTTCGTCGTGTTGCGGGAGAACTACGAGGCCAGCGACGACACTGTCGAGGAACTGCGTTCCGAGGTCTCCCACGAGATCTCACCGATTGCCAAGCCGCGGGAGGTCCATGTGGTCCCCGAGCTGCCGAAGACCCGCAGCGGCAAGATCATGCGCCGGTTGTTGCGCGACATCGCCGAGAACCGCGAACTGGGTGACACCTCGACACTGCTGGATCCCAACGTGTTCGACGCGATCCGCGAGGCCAAGTAGCCCGAGCGTCAGGCGATCGGCACGAACCCCGAGCCCGGCCGGTTCTTGGCGACGATGTCTGCCAGGTCGGCGTTGATCGACATCACCACCGCCGGTGTGTGCAGCGGAATGTACTTGGTGACGCAACTGGGCAGGCTGTCGCTGAAGGCGCCATGGATCATCCCGACGAGCATGTTGTCCACCGTCACCGGCGCCCCGGAGTCACCGGGCCCGCCGCAGACCTGCATCAGGATGCTGCCCGGGTCCTGGCCAGGGCCCCAAGTGACGCCGCACGAGTTACCCGTGGTGCGACCCTGCTTGCAGGCGATCTGACCGGCCGTCGGGTCCGGGCCGATGCCGTTGATGGCGAAGCCGTTCAGGTTGGCCACCGGGGTCACCCTGGCCGGGTCGAACTTAATCACCGCGTAGTCGAGGCTGTCGTTGCCGGCGACCATGGTGCCCACCTGACCCTGGTTCTCGGCGCCCTCGGCGGCGACGGGAGCACCCGGGCCGCCGCAGTGCGCCGAGGTGAATCCAATGAGGTCACCACGATTGTCGTGGCCGATCGCGGTCAGGGTGCACAGCGTGCCGGTGTTGACCACAATGCCCGCGCCGCCTCCCAGCGGCACCTTGTCGTCGGCGTTCGCCGTGCCGGCCGGAGCCAGTAGCAAGCCGAGGAGCATGGCCACAGCGGCCGCGATGGCGGTTTTTCGGCCGCTAGGCGCCTTCGGCAAAGTAATACTCCCGTCGGGTCATCAGAACATTGGAGAAAGATCGGAGGCCAGTGCGCCAGTGTAGAGGATCGCCTTGTGCCCTCCGGCGCCGTTTCGACCGGCCGTCGACGCCAGTTCGCGGGTCGATCGAGCCTCGTTCACGGACGGTTCGGCTGGCCTCGTCCGGGAACAGATCACATGGCAACATAAACCGCGACGCGGCGCGCCGGTGGGGCGCTGGATGAAGGCGTGCAACGGAGAGGACCGTCTGTGAGCAAACCCGATAAGAACGGTGTGCCCAACACGCTGACCACGATTCCCCTGGCCGACCCCCACGCCAGGGCCGGTGAGCCGTCGGTGGGCGACCTGATCAAGGATGCAACCGCGCAGATGTCGACGCTGGTGCGCGCCGAGGTTGAGCTGGCCCGTGCCGAGATCACCCGCGATGTGAAGAAAGGCCTGACCGGCAGCGTCTTCTTCATCTCCGCGCTGGTGATCCTTTTCTACTCCACCTTCTTCCTGTTCTTCTTCCTGGCCGAGCTCCTCGATACCTGGCTCTGGCGCTGGGTGGCGTTCCTGATCGTCTTCGCGATCATGGTCGTGGTCACCGCGGTGCTGGCCCTGCTGGGCTTCCTGAAGGTGCGCCGGATCAGGGGGCCGAGCAAGACCATCGAGTCGGTAAAGGAATTGCCCGCCGCATTCACGCCGGGGCACGACAAAACGCCGGCGGCCGCGGCGATCACCTCCGACAAGACACCCACCGATCCGTCGGGTTGGTAGATGCCGGCTCCAGATCCGTCGATGGTCCGCATCGACGGGCCCTGGCGTCATCTGGATGTGCACGCCAACGGTATCCGCTTCCACGTCGTCGAAGCGGTTCCCGACGGTGTGGACGCCGGTGCGCCGGCGACCGCCCGTCCGCTGGTCATCCTGCTGCATGGGTTCGGCTCGTTCTGGTGGTCCTGGCGCCATCAGTTGCGGGGGTTGAGCGGGGCCCGGGTGGTCGCGGTCGACCTGCGCGGCTACGGCGGCAGCGACAAGCCGCCTCGCGGCTACGACGGCTGGACGCTGGCCGGGGACACCGCCGGACTGATCCGCGCGCTGGGGCATTCGTCGGCGACGCTGATCGGCCATGCCGACGGCGGACTGGCCTGCTGGGCCACCGCGCTGCTGCATTCGCGGCTGGTGCGCGCTATCGCTCTGGTCAGCTCTCCGCACCCGGCCGCGTTGCGCCGGTCCACGCTGACCCGCCGCGATCAGAGCCGCGCATTGCTGCCGACACTGCTGCGCTACCAGGCGCCGCTGTACCCGGAGCGGCTCCTCACCCGGAACAACGGTGCCGAGATCGAACGCCTGGTGCGCAGCCGTAGCAGCGCTAAATGGATTGCATCCGAGGACTTTTCACAATCCGTCGGCTACCTGCGCCGGGCTATCCGGATCCCAGGGGCCGCGCACTGCGCGCTGGAGTATCAGCGCTGGGCGGTGCGCAGCCAGTTGCGCAGTGAGGGCCACCGGTTCATCAAGTCGACGGAGGCGCCGCTCGGTGTGCCGCTACTGCACATTCGCGGCGACCTCGACCCTTATGTGCGGGCCGCGCCGGTCGAACGGACCCAGCGCTACGCTCCGCACGGCCGGTACATATCTGTGGCCGGCGCAGGGCATTTCAGTCACGAGGAGGCGCCGCAGGAGATCAACCGGCACCTGGTGCGGTTCCTGGAGCAGCAGCGGGTCAGGTGACGCAGGCCCCGGTGTTGACCTGCTGGGTGGCGCCCACCTTGGCCAGCTGACTGTTCACTTCCTCCGCGGTCAACACGAAGCCGGTGTCGGCGTCATCGACGGCGGCGCCGAACACCACACCGAGCACACGACCGTTGAGGTCGATCAGCGGTCCACCTGAATCACCTTGCTCCACATCGGCTCTGATGGTGTAGACGTCGCGGGTCACCTGTTGTGGGCTGTGGTAGATGTCGGGTCCGCTGAGCTTGATGATCTCCCGGATGCGGGCCGGAGTGGCGGTGAAGTTGCCACCGCCCGGGTAACCGAGGACCACCACGTCGGTGCCGGTCTTGGCCGGGTTCACCGCGAATTCCAGAGGGGCCGACGGTAGCCCCGGCGCGCTGAGGATCGCGATGTCCACCTGCGGGTCGTAGGACACGACCGTGGCGTTGAAGTCCTTTCCACCGACCTGCAGCGAGACGCTGTTCGATCCTGCCACCACGTGCGCGTTCGTCATCACCCGTTCCGGGGCGATCACGAACCCGGTGCCCTCCAGAATTTTCTGGCAGCTGGGCGCCAGGCTGCGGATCTTGACGACACTGGGCGCGACGGTGGCGACCACCGGGTTGTTGGCCAGCGCCGGATCCGGTGAGGCGACCGGGATGATAGGGGTCCGGCTGAACGGCGGCAGAACCGCCGGCAGGCCGGAGATGTTGAGCAGCGCCGAAAGCCGCTTGGGCACGGTCTTCAACCAGGTCGGGGCCACCTCGTTGACCTCGGCGAGCACCCGGGAACCCCGCACGGCGGCCGCCAGCTCCGGTTGATCTTTGGACTGAGTCAGCGGTGTCGCCAACAGCCAGGCCGCGGTCAGCACCACCACCAGCTGCAGCCCCACCCCGATCACCGAATCGACCAGACGCACCGGCCGGTTGCGGATCGCGCCGCGCACGGCGCGCCCCAGCACCACGCCGGCGACTTCACCGACCACCACCAGGGCCAGGATCACGAACAGGGCGGCAAACAGTTTCGCGCGCGGCGCGGAGATGTGGCCGACCAGATGCGGCACCAGCAACACCCCGGCCATGCCGCCCAGCACCACCCCAGCGAACGACAGCATGGAACCCAGTGCACCGGAACGCCATCCGGAGATCGCGGCAATGAACGCCACCGCCAGGACAGCGATATCCAGCCACTGCGACGGAGTCATCGTATTCATCGGGAGTCACCCACCAGCACCATGGCGTCGTCCAACTCGCGAAGGTCGTCGGTGTCCCAGGGCTTGGACCACCCCGCGACGTCTAGAACCGCGGAGATCACCTGGCCAGTGAAGCCCCACACCAGCATTTGGTTCAGCAGAAACGCCGGTCCGGCCCAGCGCTTGCCCAACGTGCCGCGGTACACCATTAGCCGATTCTCCGGGTTGATGAACGCCCGCACCGGGACCCGCGCCACGATCGCCGTCTCGGCGTTGTTGACGACGGTGACTGGTCCGGGATCGGTCGAATAGGCGAGTACCGGGACGACGTGAAAGTTGGACGGCGCGATGAACGTCCGTTCCATGGTGGCCAGGGCATGCAGCCTGCTGACGTCAATCCCGGTCTCCTCCCGCGCTTCTCGCAGCGCGGTCGCGACGGGACCCTCGTCGCCGGGATCGGAAGCGCCGCCCGGGAAGGCGGCCTGCCCGGCGTGGTGACGCAGCGTGGCGGCCCGCACGGTGAGCAACAGGTCGGCGTCGTCGGGCACCCCGCCCTCGGCGGGTGCATCCGGCGGCCCGGAGAACAAGACCAGTACCGCGGCGTCGCGGCCTGTGCGGCGCACCGACGAAACCGATCTTGCCGCGGTCACCATGGCGAGGACATCGGCCGGCAGGCGCCGCCGGTATGCGTCGGGAATCTGATCGATGTTGTCGACGAGCGGCCGCAGCCACGGCGGGCCCACGTCCGGAGTCAGGGGAATCGCTGCGGTCACCGGCGCCTCCCTCCTACCCCGCGCCTTCTCCTACCGCGGCCGCGATCTCGTCTGCGCTGCCGAAAGCCCGCGGCAGGGTTTTCGCAACGCTACCGTCTGGCCGCAGCACGACCGTCGCGGGCATCACGTTAACCATTCGCAACGCTGATGCCACCCTGCGCCGACCGTCCTGCAACGTCGGTAACCGAACGCCAAGCTCGGCCAACCGCAGCAAAGCGGCCGTCTCGTTCTCGTCCTGGTGCACCGTCAGCACCAACACGTCGTCACCCGACCGACGCTGATACTCGGCCATGGCGGGTAGTTCGGCTGTGCACGGCGCGCACCAGTATGCCCAGAGGTTGACCACCACGCGGCGTCCGGCCAACGCTTTCGCCACGTCGACCGGGGTGCCATCGGCCGCGCATTCCACTACTACTCCGCGCAGTGCGGGCGGCCCGTCACCGGTGCCGGCGGCCGGACAGGCCGGCAGGCCGGCGCGCTGGCGGGGGCCGGCCAGCGCCGCCGGGGTGTCAGCGTCACGGTGCTCACGCTGAGCGGGGGGCTGGATTCCGGTGCGTCCCGCGGACGGCGCAGCGTCGTCTCGTAGTTGGGCCACCAGCGCCAGCACCATCGCGGCGGCCACCGCCAGGATCGCGATGGTCCAGCGCAATCTCGGCGTCAAAGCCCGGCCATGGCCAGCAGGTGGTCAGTTTCCGGGCCGTTGACCAGGGGCGCGGCCAGCAATGGTTCGGTGGGTCCAAGCCCGAAAGACGGGCAGTCCTTGGCCAGCACGCAAACCCCGCAGGCCGGCTTGCGGGCGTGGCAGACGCGGCGGCCGTGGAAGATCACGCGGTGGCTGAGCAGTGTCCATTCCTTGCGCTCGATCAGTTCGCCGACGGCGTGCTCGACCTTGACCGGATCCTCTTCCGCGGTCCACCGCCACCGTCGCACGAGTCTGCCGAAGTGAGTGTCCACGGTGATGCCAGGAATATCGAACGCGTTGCCCAGGATCACGTTGGCGGTCTTGCGGCCGACGCCGGGAAGCGTCACTAGTTCCACCATGGTTTTGGGGACCTCGCCGTCGAACCGCTCGACGAGGGCTTGACCCAACCCGATGAGCGACGACGCCTTGTTGCGGTAGAACCCGGTGGGACGAATCAGGGCCTCGAGTTCTTCGCGATCGGCCTGCGCATAATCCAATGCGGTCCGGTAGCGGGCGAACAATGCCGGCGTCGTCAGATTGACCCGTTTGTCGGTGCTTTGCGCAGACAGAATGGTCGCCACTGCCAGTTCCAGCGGGGTGGTGAAGTCCAACTCGCAGTAGACAACCGGAAAGGCTTGCGCCAGTGTGCGATTCATACGTCGCGCGCGGCGCACCAAACCGGCGTGGGTCTCGGTCGCGAAGCGCTTGGCGAGCACCGGAGCGAGTGGGGCGGGCTTGGATTTCCCACGCCTGGAAGATTTCGCCGCTGTCACCTACGACAGAGTACTGATTTCGTAATCTCGCTGAGACCTTCGCAGTGTTTACTCTCCTTGTGTTGTGGTTGCTGGTGGCCTGCATTCCGGGGTTGCTGATGCTCGCGACGCTCGGGCTCGGGCGGCTGGAGCAGATGCTTGCCCGCGACACCGTGACAGCCACCGACGTCGCCGAATTTCTGGACCAGGCCGAGGCCGTTGACATGCACACGCTGGCCCGGGAGGGTATGCCGGAGGCGCTGGAGTACCTGCATCGCCGCCAGGCGCTGGGCTTGTTGGCGGCCCCGGAGCCCAAGCAACTGACCGGGCGTCATCACGCCGAGACATTATTTGCCGTCGACTTCGTCGCGCGAATCGACTCGGGTCTGCCCGCCCGCCACGCCGCGGGCTTCGACACCCGCTACCGGAGCAACACGCACGTTACGGTGACTCGACACGTTAATCGTGTGTAGCGTTGGCAGGTCGCGCCGTTTGGCCTACCTTTAGACTCGTGTCGGCCGTCACAGTTTGGCCTGCCCATATCAACTTGGTTAGAACCTGAAGAGGCAAGAAGAGGCAACGTGGACGAGATCCTGGCAAGGGCAGGAATCTTCCAAGGGGTTGAACCCAACGCAGTCGCTGCGTTGACCAAGCAGCTGCAGCCCGTTGATTTCCCCCGCGGACACACGGTTTTCGCTGAAGGCGAGCCGGGTGATCGGCTCTACATCATCGTCGCCGGCAAGGTGAAGATCGGTCGCCGATCACCAGACGGCCGCGAGAACCTGCTCACCATCATGGGCCCGTCGGACATGTTCGGTGAACTGTCCATCTTCGACCCGGGTCCCCGAACGTCCAGCGCGACGACGATCACCGAGGTCCGCGCGGTGTCTATGGACCGCGACGCACTGCGGGCCTGGATCGCCGACCGCCCCGAGATCGCCGAGCAGCTGTTGCGTGTGTTGGCGCGCCGATTGCGCCGCACCAACAACAACCTGGCCGACCTGATCTTCACCGACGTTCCGGGCCGGGTCGCCAAGCAGCTGCTTCAGCTTGCTCAGCGGTTCGGCACCCAGGAGGGTGGCGCGATGCGGGTCACCCACGATCTCACCCAGGAGGAGATCGCCCAGCTCGTGGGTGCCTCGCGGGAAACGGTGAACAAGGCGCTGGCTGACTTCGCACACCGTGGCTGGATTCGACTGGAGGGCAAGAGCGTGCTCATCTCCGACTCTGAGCGCTTAGCCCGCCGAGCGAGGTAAGACCGCGCGGAGCGCGGGCGCGACCGAGCGAGAATCAGACCCCGAGCGAGGTAAGACCGCGCGGAGCGCGGGCGCGACCGAGCGAGGTAAGCGCGGGCGTTCAGGCACGTAAGTGGTTCAGTTGCACCTCGACCGACCACTCGGCGGCGTCCCATAGCTTCTCGTCGACGTCGGTGTAGACGTGCTCGACCACCTGCCGGGCGCTGGCTTCCTCGCCGAGCTCCCGCAGCGCCGCGCGTACCTGATCCAGCCGCTGCTGGCGGTGCACTAGATATTCCTCGGTGATGGCATCCAGATCCGGCAGCTCTGGTCCGTGCCCGGGCAATACCGCGCGGCCGCCCAACCCTCGTAGCCGTTGCAGCGAGTCTAGATACGCGGTCAGATTGCCGTCTTCTTTGTCCATCACCGTCGTGCCGCGGCCCAGCACCGTGTCTGCGGTCAACACCGCATCCTCCAGCACGAATGACAACGAGTCCGCGGTGTGGCCTGGGGTGGCCATCACCTTGATCTTCAAGCCGGCGGCGTCGATCACCTCGCCGTCGGTCAGATGACCCCCGAGGCCGCGCAGGAATCCGCTGCCCGCCGAGCGCACTGTCGCCCCGGTCAACTCGACCAGCTTGTCGATGCCGTCGGTGTGGTCGAGGTGGCGGTGACTGATCAGCACCAGGGTGATCCGGCCGAGTGCGGCGACCCGGGCAATGTGCTCGTCGTCGTCGGGCCCGGGATCGACGATCACCAGCTCGTCGCTGCGCGAGCCGCGCAGCACCCAGGTGTTGGTGCCGTCCAACGTCATCAGCCCGGGGTTGTCACACAGCAGCACCGAGGCGGTCTCGGTGACCGCCCGCAACTGACCGTAGGCAGGATGGGTGAGCGCTGTCGTCTCAGGCATCGGTCGCTAACTGACCTCCACGACTAGCTCCACCTCCACCGGCGCGTCCAGCGGCAGTTCAGCCACGCCGACCGCGGAGCGCGCGTGCTTGCCGGCGTCGCCGAAGACTTCGGCGAACAATTCGGAGGCCCCGTTGACCACGCCCGGCTGACCGTGGAATCCCGGTGCGGAGGCGACGAATCCGACCACCTTGACCACCTGGGTCACCGAGTCCAGACCGACCAGCGAATCCACCGCCGCCAGCGCGTTGAGTGCGCAGGCACGGGCTAGCGTCTTGCCGACATCGGGGGCAACCTCGGCGCCGACCTTGCCGGTGCCGGCCAGCTTTCCTTCGACGAACGGCAATTGGCCCGCGGTGTAGACGAGGTTGCCGGTGCGCACCGCCGGAACATAGGCCGCCAGCGGTGCGACTACCTGCGGAAGCTCGAGGCCAAGTTCTTGCAGTCGGGCTTTGGCGCTCACTTGGGGCGCTTGAGATAGGCGACGTGCTGCTCGCCGGTGGGGCCGGGTAGCACCGACACCAGCTCCCAGCCGTCGGCGCCCCACTGATCGAGGATCTGCTTGGTGGCGTGGGTGAGTAGCGGAACCGTGGCATATTCCCATGCGGTGGGTTGGGTCATGCCGCGAGCTTATCGGCCAAACCAGTAGGGCTAGCATGCGATGGTGGCAAACACATCGAGTGGCGGCAGCACCGTCGGATGGCCGTCGCGCCTGTCGAAGGCTCGCCTGCACTTCGTGACGGGCAAAGGCGGCACCGGGAAGTCGACGATCGCGGCAGCCCTCGCTCTGACCCTGGCCGCGGGCGGCCGCAAAGTCTTGCTGGTCGAAGTTGAAGGGCGCCAAGGGATTGCGCAACTGTTCGACGTGCCGCCACTGCCCTACCAGGAAGTCAAGATCGCCACGGCCGAACGCGGCGGCCAAGTCAACGCGCTGGCGATCGAGCTCGAGGCGGCGTTCCTGGAGTACCTCGACATGTTCTACAACCTGGGCCTCGCCGGCCGTGCGATGCGCCGGATCGGTGCCATCGAGTTCGCAACGACGATCGCTCCCGGACTGCGCGACGTGCTACTCACCGGCAAGATCAAGGAGACGGTGATCCGCCTCGACAAGAACAAGCGGCCGCTCTATGACGCGATCGTCGTCGACGCGCCACCCACTGGTCGCATCGCCCGGTTTCTGGATGTCACCAAGGCGGTTTCAGACCTGGCCAAGGGTGGCCCGGTGCATTCGCAAGCCGAGGGCGTGGTCAGGTTGCTGCACTCCGACCAGACCGCCATCCACCTGGTGACGCTGCTGGAAGCGTTGCCGGTGCAGGAAACACTGGAAGCTATCGAGGAACTCGCCGAGATGCAGCTGCCGATCGGCAGCGTGATCGTGAACCGCAATATCCCGCCATTCCTGGACGCCGGCGACCTGGCGAAGGCCGCCGAGGGTGTCGTTGACGTGGACTCGGTACGGACCGGCCTGGCGGCGGCCGGCATCAAGCTCGAGGACGAAGATTTCGCCGGACTGTTGACCGAGACGATCGAACACGCGACCCGCATCGCTGCCCGCTCCGAGACCGCGCAGCAGCTCGATGCGTTGCACGTGCCGCGGCTAGAGTTGCCAACCATCGCCGACGGTGTCGACCTAGGTAGCCTGTACGAACTTTCGGAAGTGCTTGCACAGCAAGGGGTTCGATAAATATGACGCACCCACACAAGCCTGAAACCCTTGATATGGCGGCAATCCTGGCCGATACGTCCAATCGCGTCGTGGTGTGCTGTGGCGCTGGCGGAGTGGGTAAGACCACCACGGCAGCGGCAATCGCGCTGCGGGCGGCCGAATATGGGCGCACCGTAGTAGTTTTGACCATCGACCCGGCTAAGCGGCTCGCACAAGCGTTGGGCGTCAACGACCTTGGGAATACACCGCAACGGGTGCCGCTGGCTCCGGAGGTGCCCGGCGAACTGCACGCGATGATGCTCGACATGCGTCGCACGTTCGACGAAATGGTGGTCCAGTATTCGGGATCCGATCGGGCCCAATCGATTCTGGACAATCAGTTCTATCAGACCGTCGCCACGTCGCTGGCCGGTACGCAAGAGTATATGGCCATGGAGAAGCTGGGGCAGCTGCTGGCGCAGGACCGGTGGGACCTGGTGGTGGTGGATACGCCGCCGTCGCGTAACGCACTGGACTTCCTGGACGCACCCAAACGGCTGGGCAGCTTCATGGACAGCCGCCTGTGGCGCCTGCTGCTCGCACCGGGCCGGGGTATTGGCCGCCTGGTGACCGGAGCGATGGGGCTGGCGATGAAGGCGATTTCGACGATTCTGGGTTCGCAGATGCTCGCCGACGCCGCCGCGTTCGTGCAGTCTCTGGATGCCACCTTTGGTGGTTTCCGTGAAAAGGCCGAGCGCACCTACTCGTTGCTGAAGCGGCGCGGGACGCAGTTCGTGGTGGTGTCGGCCGCCGAGCCCGATGCTCTTCGCGAAGCTTCTTTCTTCGTCGATCGGTTGTCCCAGGAGGGGATGCCGCTGGCGGGGCTGGTGCTCAACCGCACCCACCCGACGCTGTGCTCGCTGCCGGTCGAACGGGCGATCGACGCTGCCGAGAACTTGGAGTCCGATAAGTCGGAGGCGGCCGCGCTGGCGGCCGCGGTGCTGAAGATCCATGCCGACCGCGCGCAGACCGCTAAGCGGGAGATACGGCTGCTGTCCCGGTTCACCGGCGCAAACCCGCACGTTCCGGTTATCGGAGTGCCGTCACTCCCGTTCGACGTCTCAGATCTGGAGGCGTTGCGCGCGCTGGCGGACCAGATCACGGCGGTGGGTTGACGGTCTCGTTGGGCAATTGATCGTCGCACCAGTGCCCGATAGTGCCTTTCACCTGCGGTGATGGGTGGGAGCAGCGCCGTTATTTGACGCTGATGCAATCGTAACGGCCCCCGATAGGGTGGGAAAGATGTCGCTTTTTGCGCCCTGACCTGCACGAATACCCGTCGGCCTTTAATTTGGCCAGCTATCGTGTAACAGAAATGTAATGACGTAACCCGGCCGGGAGCTACCATCTTCACGCACCGGGGACGGGGTTTGCGATCCTGAGTTGAATACAACCCAACCTGATCCCGCGTCCGTTGCCGACTTCCCGCGTTACAACCACCGCACGGTTTGTCGCGACGCGCAGAGCTGCAATGATGCCGTCCACGAAGCTGTTATTTGACGACGGTTCAACGGCGAGCAAAAACGCCGGCCCGGGTAGCACTCCAACAAACCCCTATTGAACTGCTAAAACAGCGCAATCCAGGGTTGGCATCGGGCACTGCTGTAATAAAAAAGAAATGACGAGCACCGCCGAACCCGGCGTGCTGACCCTCGCCTCAGATGATGTTGCGGCGCTTGCGCTTGTCGAAGTAATCCGACCACGAGACCACCTCGGGGTGCTGCTTGAGCAGCGCCCGGCGCTGGCGCTCGGTCATGCCACCCCAAACACCGAATTCGACCTTGTTGTCCAGGGCGTCGGCCCCGCATTCCTGCATTACCGGGCAGTGCCGGCAGATCACCGCGGCCTTACGCTGGGCGGCTCCCCGCACGAAGAGTTCGTCGGGATCGGTTGCCCGGCATAGCGCCTGCGAAACCCAGGCGATGCGGTCGTCCGCCTCCACGCTGCGTAACAGGTTGCCGGTGGACGTGAGGTTCGTCTTGCGTGCGCCCGGGCTTGTTCCTGACACGAGCTGATCCCTTTCCTTTCGGCCGCCGCTGACGGCCGCCCTCCTCGGGTACCAGCCGAGGTGCGGTCTGGGACACATTGCGCACATCGGTGTTACCTGAATCTCACTGCGTATATAAGTTAGGTGGTCAGGCCGCAATTGCGCAACAGTACGATAACGCTTTTTCTGGGACGGTCGTCCCGTCTTCGATTCGGGCGGTCGGCCCCGCTCTTCCGGCCTGTCACTTTTTGTGGCTCTGACCTGTGATGTCGGTGCGGGCCCCGACCCCCGCCCCCTGGCAAACCTGTTCAACACCTGCTCAAGAATTTTTTCCTGCTGCGCGGCGCGGGAGCGTGAAGGAGGGCCGCTACTGTAGTACGCATGTCCGAGCGCCCCCCGGTCGCGCTCACCCTGGCGAAGCTCGCGGGGTGTTGTCTGCTGGCCAGCGTTGTTGCCACCGCGCTGATGTTTCCGTTCGCCGGTGGCGTCGGGTTGATGTCCAACCGCGCCTCGGAGGTCGTCGCCAATGGCTCGGCCCAGCTTCTCGAAGGTCAGGTCCCGGCTGTGTCGACGATGGTCGACGCCAAGGGCAATGTCATCGCCTGGCTGTACTCGCAGCGCCGCTTCGAAGTGCCGTCGGACAAGATTGCCAACACCATGAAGTTGGCGATCGTATCCATCGAGGACAAGCGGTTCGCCGACCACAACG
The nucleotide sequence above comes from Mycobacterium vicinigordonae. Encoded proteins:
- a CDS encoding S1 family peptidase is translated as MLLGLLLAPAGTANADDKVPLGGGAGIVVNTGTLCTLTAIGHDNRGDLIGFTSAHCGGPGAPVAAEGAENQGQVGTMVAGNDSLDYAVIKFDPARVTPVANLNGFAINGIGPDPTAGQIACKQGRTTGNSCGVTWGPGQDPGSILMQVCGGPGDSGAPVTVDNMLVGMIHGAFSDSLPSCVTKYIPLHTPAVVMSINADLADIVAKNRPGSGFVPIA
- a CDS encoding phage holin family protein, giving the protein MSKPDKNGVPNTLTTIPLADPHARAGEPSVGDLIKDATAQMSTLVRAEVELARAEITRDVKKGLTGSVFFISALVILFYSTFFLFFFLAELLDTWLWRWVAFLIVFAIMVVVTAVLALLGFLKVRRIRGPSKTIESVKELPAAFTPGHDKTPAAAAITSDKTPTDPSGW
- a CDS encoding alpha/beta fold hydrolase; the protein is MPAPDPSMVRIDGPWRHLDVHANGIRFHVVEAVPDGVDAGAPATARPLVILLHGFGSFWWSWRHQLRGLSGARVVAVDLRGYGGSDKPPRGYDGWTLAGDTAGLIRALGHSSATLIGHADGGLACWATALLHSRLVRAIALVSSPHPAALRRSTLTRRDQSRALLPTLLRYQAPLYPERLLTRNNGAEIERLVRSRSSAKWIASEDFSQSVGYLRRAIRIPGAAHCALEYQRWAVRSQLRSEGHRFIKSTEAPLGVPLLHIRGDLDPYVRAAPVERTQRYAPHGRYISVAGAGHFSHEEAPQEINRHLVRFLEQQRVR
- the marP gene encoding acid resistance serine protease MarP gives rise to the protein MTPSQWLDIAVLAVAFIAAISGWRSGALGSMLSFAGVVLGGMAGVLLVPHLVGHISAPRAKLFAALFVILALVVVGEVAGVVLGRAVRGAIRNRPVRLVDSVIGVGLQLVVVLTAAWLLATPLTQSKDQPELAAAVRGSRVLAEVNEVAPTWLKTVPKRLSALLNISGLPAVLPPFSRTPIIPVASPDPALANNPVVATVAPSVVKIRSLAPSCQKILEGTGFVIAPERVMTNAHVVAGSNSVSLQVGGKDFNATVVSYDPQVDIAILSAPGLPSAPLEFAVNPAKTGTDVVVLGYPGGGNFTATPARIREIIKLSGPDIYHSPQQVTRDVYTIRADVEQGDSGGPLIDLNGRVLGVVFGAAVDDADTGFVLTAEEVNSQLAKVGATQQVNTGACVT
- a CDS encoding NUDIX hydrolase, producing MTAAIPLTPDVGPPWLRPLVDNIDQIPDAYRRRLPADVLAMVTAARSVSSVRRTGRDAAVLVLFSGPPDAPAEGGVPDDADLLLTVRAATLRHHAGQAAFPGGASDPGDEGPVATALREAREETGIDVSRLHALATMERTFIAPSNFHVVPVLAYSTDPGPVTVVNNAETAIVARVPVRAFINPENRLMVYRGTLGKRWAGPAFLLNQMLVWGFTGQVISAVLDVAGWSKPWDTDDLRELDDAMVLVGDSR
- a CDS encoding TlpA family protein disulfide reductase, yielding MVLALVAQLRDDAAPSAGRTGIQPPAQREHRDADTPAALAGPRQRAGLPACPAAGTGDGPPALRGVVVECAADGTPVDVAKALAGRRVVVNLWAYWCAPCTAELPAMAEYQRRSGDDVLVLTVHQDENETAALLRLAELGVRLPTLQDGRRRVASALRMVNVMPATVVLRPDGSVAKTLPRAFGSADEIAAAVGEGAG
- the nth gene encoding endonuclease III, producing the protein MNRTLAQAFPVVYCELDFTTPLELAVATILSAQSTDKRVNLTTPALFARYRTALDYAQADREELEALIRPTGFYRNKASSLIGLGQALVERFDGEVPKTMVELVTLPGVGRKTANVILGNAFDIPGITVDTHFGRLVRRWRWTAEEDPVKVEHAVGELIERKEWTLLSHRVIFHGRRVCHARKPACGVCVLAKDCPSFGLGPTEPLLAAPLVNGPETDHLLAMAGL
- the crp gene encoding cAMP-activated global transcriptional regulator CRP yields the protein MDEILARAGIFQGVEPNAVAALTKQLQPVDFPRGHTVFAEGEPGDRLYIIVAGKVKIGRRSPDGRENLLTIMGPSDMFGELSIFDPGPRTSSATTITEVRAVSMDRDALRAWIADRPEIAEQLLRVLARRLRRTNNNLADLIFTDVPGRVAKQLLQLAQRFGTQEGGAMRVTHDLTQEEIAQLVGASRETVNKALADFAHRGWIRLEGKSVLISDSERLARRAR
- a CDS encoding MBL fold metallo-hydrolase, which produces MPETTALTHPAYGQLRAVTETASVLLCDNPGLMTLDGTNTWVLRGSRSDELVIVDPGPDDDEHIARVAALGRITLVLISHRHLDHTDGIDKLVELTGATVRSAGSGFLRGLGGHLTDGEVIDAAGLKIKVMATPGHTADSLSFVLEDAVLTADTVLGRGTTVMDKEDGNLTAYLDSLQRLRGLGGRAVLPGHGPELPDLDAITEEYLVHRQQRLDQVRAALRELGEEASARQVVEHVYTDVDEKLWDAAEWSVEVQLNHLRA
- a CDS encoding RidA family protein encodes the protein MSAKARLQELGLELPQVVAPLAAYVPAVRTGNLVYTAGQLPFVEGKLAGTGKVGAEVAPDVGKTLARACALNALAAVDSLVGLDSVTQVVKVVGFVASAPGFHGQPGVVNGASELFAEVFGDAGKHARSAVGVAELPLDAPVEVELVVEVS
- a CDS encoding DUF4177 domain-containing protein; the protein is MTQPTAWEYATVPLLTHATKQILDQWGADGWELVSVLPGPTGEQHVAYLKRPK